In Halorhabdus rudnickae, the following proteins share a genomic window:
- a CDS encoding isopentenyl phosphate kinase — MTTVLKLGGSVVTQKDVPETVDEDALAGVAAAIAESEPDRLVVVHGGGSFGHHHAATHGVSADEGTRDAGAVREIHAAMGELNAAVVEALSDRGVAAVPVRPLSLAHRDLDGTTHLPADGIERMLGESFVPALHGDVVVQAGEGGTILSGDEIVASLARSLSAERVGLCSGVPGVLDDAGHVIERIDEYGTVADALGDSDATDVTGGMAGKVRSLLELPIPASIFSPGDLRAFLDGEQPGTLIDGNA; from the coding sequence GTGACGACAGTGCTCAAACTCGGCGGGAGCGTCGTCACCCAGAAGGACGTACCGGAGACCGTCGATGAGGACGCCCTGGCTGGCGTAGCGGCGGCGATCGCGGAGTCCGAACCGGATCGACTCGTCGTCGTCCACGGTGGCGGGAGTTTCGGCCACCACCACGCGGCGACACACGGAGTCAGTGCTGACGAGGGCACCCGTGATGCAGGTGCAGTCCGGGAGATCCACGCGGCGATGGGTGAACTGAACGCGGCCGTCGTGGAAGCACTGTCAGACCGGGGCGTCGCAGCCGTGCCCGTCCGCCCGCTCTCGCTCGCCCACCGGGACCTCGACGGGACGACGCACCTCCCGGCCGACGGCATCGAACGGATGCTTGGAGAGTCATTCGTCCCGGCCCTGCACGGCGATGTCGTCGTCCAGGCCGGGGAAGGAGGCACAATTCTCAGCGGCGACGAGATCGTCGCCTCGCTCGCCCGGTCGCTGTCGGCCGAACGGGTCGGCCTCTGCTCGGGTGTTCCGGGTGTTCTCGACGATGCCGGGCACGTGATCGAACGGATCGACGAGTACGGCACGGTCGCCGACGCACTCGGAGACAGCGACGCGACGGACGTCACGGGTGGCATGGCTGGGAAGGTGCGATCGTTGCTGGAACTCCCGATCCCGGCGTCGATCTTCAGCCCAGGCGATCTTCGAGCCTTTCTTGATGGCGAACAGCCGGGGACGCTGATCGACGGGAACGCCTGA